Proteins from one Rhizoctonia solani chromosome 5, complete sequence genomic window:
- a CDS encoding endo-beta-1,4-xylanase, with the protein MHFSTATILAVLAATPAVFGQLDAKMKSRGKKYFGTCADSALLSNSQNAAIIRSDFGQLTPENSAKWDAIEPSRGSFNFGGFDTLVNFAQSNGKLVRGHTFVWHSQLPSWVNNIGDSGTLTSVIQNHISTIGSRYRGKIYAWDVVNEILNEDGTLRSSVFSRVLGENFVAIAFKAARAADPSAKLYINDYNLDYTNSKVNGMVNLAGGAGGLLGAMQALAGTGVPEVAITELDIASANGNDYATAVKACTQVPSCVGITVWGVSDKDSWRSGSSPLLFNGSYQKKAAYNSVISALS; encoded by the exons ATGCACTTCAGCACCGCGACTATCCTTGCCGTCTTGGCTGCGACTCCTGCCGTGTTCGGGCAGCTTGACGCGAAAATGAAGTCCAGAG GCAAGAAGTACTTCGGTACATGCGCGGACTCTGCCCTGCTGTCCAACTCGCAGAACGCTGCCATCATTCGCTCTGACTTTGGCCAGCTCACCCCGGAGAACAGCGCCA AATGGGACGCTATCGAGCCGTCG AGAGGAAGCTTCAACTTTGGCGGCTTCGACACGCTCGTGAACTTTGCTCAGAGCAACGGAAAGCTCGTTCGCGGACACACAT TCGTCTGGCACTCCCAGCTGCCTTCCTGGGTCAACAACATCGGGGACTCCGGCACCCTGACCTCGGTCATCCAGAACCACATCAGCACGATCGGAAGCCGGTACAGGGGCAAGATCTACGCATGGGACGTGGTGAACGAGATCCTCAACGAAGACGGCACTCTGCGCTCTTCGGTGTTCAGTCGTGTGCTCGGAGAGA ACTTTGTTGCCATCGCCTTCAAGGCTGCGCGCGCTGCTGACCC CTCGGCCAAGCTCTACATCAAC GACTACAACCTCGACTATACCAACAGCAAGGTCAACGGCATGGTCAACCTG GCCGGAGGTGCAGGCGGACTGCTAGGTGCCATGCAAGCACTCGCTGGCACGGGAGTACCAGAGGTTGCGATCACCGAGCTTGACATCGCCAGTGCAAATG GCAACGACTACGCTACTGCGGTCAAGGCATGCACTCAAGTCCCCTCGTGCGTCGGAATCACG GTGTGGGGAGTGTCGGACAAGGACTCGTGGCGCTCGGGCAGCAGCCCTCTGCTGTTCAACGGCAGCTACCAGAAGAAGGCTGCATACAACTCTGTGATCTCGGCCCTGTCGTAA
- a CDS encoding arsenite resistance protein ArsB gives MDPHKSPRVADDNVKEMAELDPPLFRQSCANCEFCDGLRDMDTGDKQMPTEDSRLSATGLFKSLSFLDRYLAVFILLAMITGVLIGVYKEEAVQRAFSGASWQGTSIPILLGLLIMMWPVLTKVQYERLPAIFNRRDIWVHIGISLVLNWLIAPLIMLGLAWATLPEPGLERERKGVILVGVARCIAMVLIWNGLACGDPEYCAILVCVNSLLQVVLFSPYALLFLNVLGGGHTSALHLDYRHTAASVGIYLGIPLAAGVVTRFATKHTLSRSGFDRFLKLFGPFALLGLLYTIVVLFAFQGHRIVQNIGSVFRIFVPLVLYFIIVWSSTFFGLYFLNRRRVGPNLGGYEKAVVQSFTAGSNNFELAIAVAIASFGTESPEALAATIGPLVEVPVLLALTYVALWLRKRLEWDEKGPGEISLA, from the exons ATGGATCCCCACAAGTCTCCACGAGTTGCAGACGATAATGTCAAAGAAATGGCTGAATTAGATCCGCCTCTTTTTCGTCAGAGCTGTGCGAATTGTGAATTTTGCGATGGTCTACGCGACATGGACACGGGAGACAAACAAATGCCTACCGAAGATTCGAGGTTATCCGCAACAG GCCTATTTAAATCACTATCATTTCTCGATCGCTATCTAGCCGTTTTTATCCTCTTGGCTATGATTACCGGAGTGCTCATCGGGGTGTACAAG GAAGAAGCAGTACAGCGTGCCTTTAGCGGCGCGTCGTGGCAAGGAACATCCATAC CCATCCTACTTGGACTTTTAATCATGATGTGGCCCGTACTCACCAAGGTTCAGTACGAAAGGCTTCCTGCAATTTTTAATCGCCGAGACATTTGGGTACATATTGGCATATCCCTTGTTCTCAATTGGCTCATCGCCCCTCTCATTATGCTCGGTTTGGCATGGGCGACGTTACCTGAACCCGGGCTAGAGCGAGAACGAAAAGGTGTAATCTTGGTTGGGGTGGCTCGTTGTATAG CAATGGTTCTTATCTGGAATGGATTGGCGTGTGGAGACCCTGAATACTGTGCTATTCTAGTTTGCGTCAACTCTTTGTTGCAG GTAGTATTATTCTCTCCCTATGCTCTACTCTTCTTAAATGTTCTCGGGGGTGGACATACCTCGGCACTGCATTTGGACTATCGGCACACGGCGGCAAGTGTAGGGATT TACCTTGGAATCCCACTCGCGGCAGGTGTTGTCACCCGGTTTGCAACGAAACATACCCTATCTCGTTCAGGATTCGATAGGTTCCTAAAGTTATTTGGGCCATTTGCTCTACTTGGATTATT GTATACCATTGTTGTTCTATTTGCCTTCCAG GGGCATCGCATCGTCCAAAACATAGGCTCGGTATTCCGAATTTTTGTCCCGCTTGTCCTG TATTTCATAATTGTATGGTCCTCCACTTTCTTCGGCTTGTACTTTCTCAACCGCCGGCGGGTGGGACCTAATCTTGGGGGATACGAAAAAGCAGTCGTCCAGTCTTTT ACCGCAGGGTCAAATAACTTTGAGCTTGCAATTGCCGTTGCTATCGCCAGCTTTGGGACCGAGTCACCTGAGGCTTTGGCCGCCAC CATTGGTCCTCTTGTAGAAGTTCCTGTACTTCTTGCTTTAACCTACGTTGCATTATGGTTGCGCAAGCGGCTTGAGTGGGACGAAAAAGGCCCCGGCGAAATTTCCCTCGCGTAG
- a CDS encoding arsenite-transporting ATPase produces the protein MAESINQWYNAYPTPSFNTPRINAEKLAETMANKVPGVDYVVVDISTLPQNVFIKGAVNLPAQSFYPTLSTLTTVLSKIPDVIFHCNSCTETGRGPRVAGWYADQLKLLGITTSKPWVLDGGIKKFGTLYSDNDKLVSKL, from the exons ATGGCTGAATCTATAAACCAATGGTACAATGCGTACCCCACACCATCATTCAATACCCCACGCATAAATGCAGAGAAATTAGCAGAAACCATGGCGAACAAAGTGCCTGGGGTAGATTATGTTGTAGTGGAT ATTTCAACCCTTCCCCAGAACGTCTTTATTAAAGGCGCTGTCAATCTCCCCGCGCAGTCATTTTATCCTACACTCTCAACACTCACTACAGTACTCTCTAAAATCCCGGATGTAATCTTCCACTGCAATAGCTGTACTGAAACGGGTCGAGGCCCCCGTGTAGCTGGTTGGTATGCCGATCAGCTCAAACTACTTGGGATTACCACCTCCAAGCCATGGGTACTCGATGGGGGGATCAAGAAGTTCGGGACTCTGTATAGCGACAATGATAAATTGGTGTCAAAGCTATGA